The genomic DNA TGATAGTCAGTTATCTAATATTGAACCTATACTCAACTCTATTTATTAACGATACAGTTCAAAGAGTTAGTATATTTTCCGCAGCAATTGCACTGTGCTGTTTTTATTGTGCCGTATTGTATTTTCGCTACTTCCTCAATAACCACAAACCAGCGTTATGGTTGGTCATTGGTTTATATCTATTCTTGGGAATCTGCCTGCTATTACGCATCTACTTTGCTAGGCAGCAGCAAGATGAATCCCAGCAGCTATTGCTAGGCGCACCAGCACTTTTATCACTGGCTTTGTTTACCGCTAACGCCCTACAAAGTTATGTATTCTACTTCTTAATGCACTGGCGACAGATAATTCAACTAGAACAATTGGCCAATTACGATGTCACTGGCGCCATGAGACGCAACTACTTCATAAAGCTCCTCGACAAAATGACTCGTCGTGCGCAATTTCGCGGCGCAGAGGTCGCGCTAATCTTCATCGACTTAGATCGTTTTAAGCTAATCAACGATAACTATGGCCATCATAGTGGTGACTTAGCTTTACAGCACTTTGCTCAAATAGTGATGAACAACCTGCGTGTTGGTGATATCTTTGGCCGCTTTGGCGGCGAAGAATTTGTTATTGCACTAAACAATTCCAACACTCAACAAGCCTACGCGCTGGCCAACCGGATCCGCATTCAACTTCACCAACAAGCCTTAGTCACCAATAAAGGAAAAGTGTACCTGAGCGCGAGCTTTGGCTTAGCCAGCTACCAACATGAAGGTGACTGCACAGAGTTAATTAAACAAGCCGACTTAGCGATGTATCAGGCTAAATCTCAAGGCGGAAACAAAGTGATTATTTACACAGCAGAATTAAACCAACAATAGGCTCTAAAGCCGCCTAAACTGACAAAAATTTTTCCTTTACCTAATAGCGTTTTATTCTTAATCTTCATGTTCTTCTAGATAGTTACCCTATCCCCGTCGCTGAGAATAAAGGAATAAACATGACTATAGGTGTCGGTGGCAGCAACGCCAGTGAACAGCTCGCTCTACTCAGTAATATGTGTAGCGACATTGCCAATATCAGCCTAAGTGAATATCAGCAGCGCCAGCATGATGTTTGCCAAATGATGCAACAGCAAGGCATAGCCGCGCTCTACCTCAATGCTGGCACCAATCTCTATTACTTTACAGGCTTAAGCTGGAGCGCCAGCGAACGACTGGTGGGCGCCTTACTCTGTGCTGATGGACAATTACACTACCTAGCACCTTGCTTTGAACAAGATTCAATTAATGACTTCATGTTAATCGACGCCCCCTTTCA from Agarivorans gilvus includes the following:
- a CDS encoding GGDEF domain-containing protein; this translates as MVVDELTYFVLTVLLTVVSAAVLTLIRIFHGQRPCLDCWIVASYAQIVALLILLLQATPSNSSLFLMNSLFWASFILIVVGHHNYLQLKLNRRFISLVIVSYLILNLYSTLFINDTVQRVSIFSAAIALCCFYCAVLYFRYFLNNHKPALWLVIGLYLFLGICLLLRIYFARQQQDESQQLLLGAPALLSLALFTANALQSYVFYFLMHWRQIIQLEQLANYDVTGAMRRNYFIKLLDKMTRRAQFRGAEVALIFIDLDRFKLINDNYGHHSGDLALQHFAQIVMNNLRVGDIFGRFGGEEFVIALNNSNTQQAYALANRIRIQLHQQALVTNKGKVYLSASFGLASYQHEGDCTELIKQADLAMYQAKSQGGNKVIIYTAELNQQ